In Juglans microcarpa x Juglans regia isolate MS1-56 chromosome 8D, Jm3101_v1.0, whole genome shotgun sequence, the following are encoded in one genomic region:
- the LOC121243156 gene encoding uncharacterized protein LOC121243156, with product MKVPGKMKLFMWKAGNNLLATRVNLFTKKVIENPLYPICLKEEETVMHVLWQCPAARDVWAESHRATQKWGAMETNLLKLWEDLEGKLNKIELAEVAVIMRGLWMRRNNFIFENKFLNPSSIIRSIRDSLKEHHLAEEGIADSSRRGDSRVEVIQKWSPPGANSFRANWDAACNVKHRKMGIDVIIRNENGKVTAIYCGIKGNVDQPVIAEGFAFKKVMELCRDLGLNKVIFEGDVQNIVKTVYSPNEDLSCFGSIIEDSKSFLSEWSNWVVRYTHINTNTVAHSLAKLALRSNVEQI from the coding sequence ATGAAAGTTCCTGGTAAGATGAAGCTATTCATGTGGAAGGCAGGAAATAATCTTCTTGCTACTAGAGTAAacctttttacaaaaaaagttaTTGAGAACCCTTTATACCCCATCTGTTTGAAAGAAGAGGAGACTGTCATGCATGTTCTCTGGCAATGCCCCGCAGCTAGAGATGTGTGGGCTGAGTCTCACAGAGCAACTCAGAAATGGGGTGCTATGGAGACTAATCTGCTAAAGCTTTGGGAAGATTTGGAAGGGAAGCTTAACAAAATTGAACTAGCTGAAGTTGCAGTCATCATGAGGGGCCTATGGATGAGAAGAAACAactttatttttgaaaacaaatttcttAATCCGAGTAGTATTATCAGATCTATAAGAGATTCTCTAAAAGAACACCACTTAGCAGAGGAGGGAATAGCAGATTCAAGTAGAAGAGGGGACAGTAGAGTAGAAGTCATCCAGAAATGGTCACCTCCAGGAGCAAATAGCTTTAGAGCTAACTGGGATGCAGCTTGTAATGTCAAACACAGGAAAATGGGGATAGATGtcattattagaaatgaaaatGGGAAAGTCACAGCAATATACTGTGGAATCAAAGGTAATGTGGATCAACCAGTAATAGCAGAAGGTTTTGCCTTCAAAAAAGTCATGGAACTTTGCAGAGACTTGGGACTCAACAAAGTGATATTTGAAggagatgttcaaaacattgttaAAACTGTTTATAGCCCAAATGAAGATTTATCATGCTTTGGCAGTATCATTGAAGATTCAAAGTCTTTTTTATCTGAGTGGTCCAATTGGGTTGTTCGATATACTCACATAAATACAAATACAGTAGCACATAGTTTGGCTAAGTTAGCTTTAAGATCAAATGTAGAGCAAATATGA